A single Pan troglodytes isolate AG18354 chromosome 19, NHGRI_mPanTro3-v2.0_pri, whole genome shotgun sequence DNA region contains:
- the GJD3 gene encoding gap junction delta-3 protein, which translates to MGEWAFLGSLLDAVQLQSPLVGRLWLVVMLIFRILVLATVGGAVFEDEQEEFVCNTLQPGCRQTCYDRAFPVSHYRFWLFHILLLSAPPVLFVVYSMHRAGKEAGGAEAAAQCAPGLPEAQCAPCALRARRARSCYLLSVALRLLAELTFLGGQALLYGFRVAPHFACAGPPCPHTVDCFVSRPTEKTVFVLFYFAVGLLSALLSVAELGHLLWKGRPRAGERDNRCNRAHEEAQKLLPPPPPPPPPALPSRRPGPEPCAPPAYAHPAPASLRECGSGRGKASPATGRRDLAI; encoded by the coding sequence ATGGGGGAGTGGGCGTTCCTGGGCTCGCTGCTGGACGCCGTGCAGCTGCAGTCGCCGCTCGTGGGCCGCCTCTGGCTGGTGGTCATGCTGATCTTCCGCATCCTGGTGCTGGCCACGGTGGGCGGCGCCGTGTTCGAGGACGAGCAAGAGGAGTTCGTGTGCAACACGCTGCAGCCGGGCTGTCGCCAGACCTGCTACGACCGCGCCTTCCCGGTCTCCCACTACCGCTTCTGGCTCTTCCACATCCTGCTGCTCTCGGCGCCCCCGGTGCTGTTCGTCGTCTACTCCATGCACCGGGCAGGCAAGGAGGCGGGCGGCGCTGAGGCGGCGGCGCAGTGCGCCCCGGGACTGCCCGAGGCCCAGTGCGCGCCGTGCGCCCTGCGCGCCCGCCGCGCGCGCAGCTGCTACCTGCTGAGCGTGGCGCTGCGCCTGCTGGCCGAGCTGACCTTCCTGGGCGGCCAGGCGCTGCTCTACGGCTTCCGCGTGGCCCCGCACTTCGCGTGCGCCGGTCCGCCCTGCCCGCACACGGTCGACTGCTTCGTGAGCCGGCCCACCGAGAAGACCGTCTTCGTGCTCTTCTATTTCGCGGTGGGGCTGCTGTCGGCGCTGCTCAGCGTAGCCGAGCTGGGCCACCTGCTCTGGAAGGGCCGCCCGCGCGCCGGGGAGCGTGACAACCGCTGCAACCGTGCACACGAAGAGGCGCAGAAGCtgctcccgccgccgccgccacctccGCCACCGGCCCTGCCCTCCCGGCGCCCCGGCCCCGAGCCCTGCGCCCCGCCGGCCTATGCGCACCCGGCGCCGGCCAGCCTCCGCGAGTGCGGCAGCGGCCGCGGCAAGGCGTCACCGGCCACCGGCCGCCGAGACCTGGCCATCTAG